In one Lycium barbarum isolate Lr01 chromosome 7, ASM1917538v2, whole genome shotgun sequence genomic region, the following are encoded:
- the LOC132602458 gene encoding uncharacterized protein LOC132602458: protein MASLQKLTILVTLISSVLCFFSSQSINANTDFLTQACKSTTEEQLCTDILKNDKQITAAATKELDLGLAIMKKIIPLTKTTHDYTLKKKAENPAYASCEQEWLDMVSGFERILEHTTKNKGFIEDTDDYDFHNVGEAAGRCKTSLEQNKIVDPEINKAGDTVMTLIAAGTQPLSHLKLISEGKIK, encoded by the coding sequence ATGGCTTCTTTGCAAAAACTCACGATTCTCGTCACCCTTATTTCATCAGTCCTCTGTTTCTTCTCCTCACAGAGCATCAACGCTAACACAGATTTCTTAACACAAGCTTGCAAATCGACCACCGAAGAGCAGCTATGTACAGACATCCTTAAAAACGACAAACAAATCACAGCAGCAGCAACAAAAGAATTAGACCTCGGATTGGCAATCATGAAAAAAATTATACCCCTAACAAAGACAACACATGACTACACTTTGAAAAAAAAAGCGGAAAATCCTGCCTATGCCTCTTGTGAACAGGAATGGCTCGATATGGTGTCTGGTTTCGAGAGGATTCTAGAGCATACGACGAAGAACAAAGGGTTTATAGAAGACACAGATGACTATGACTTTCACAATGTAGGTGAAGCTGCCGGAAGATGTAAAACGAGCTTAGAGCAGAACAAGATTGTAGATCCCGAGATCAATAAAGCAGGGGATACTGTAATGACATTAATAGCTGCTGGAACCCAACCATTGTCACATCTAAAGCTTATAAGCGAGggtaaaattaaataa